A genomic region of Leptospira mtsangambouensis contains the following coding sequences:
- a CDS encoding Abi-alpha family protein: MDNELEIVKKALDSKVVEKIYDDGLSGTTSQVGKLGEDLVKTARLLLFPIQILGSLQDRLEIILTRIKNKVPEDKLIQADPKIIGPSLENLKYIKEDDILFESFINLITKSMDRDEYKNAHPAFPRLLEQISSDEAILLFELKNKEFNVVDTMDYDRTLNQFYNRKLISSEIPKEKLEFPEHIETYYAHLESLGLVSWPVFKQNPIVSSGIQTGVTRYSKWLTTPFGKIFSQACIPDEEYIMEYLRRKSE, translated from the coding sequence ATGGACAACGAATTAGAAATTGTAAAAAAAGCTTTAGACTCAAAGGTCGTAGAAAAAATTTACGACGATGGTCTATCAGGTACTACTTCTCAAGTAGGAAAATTAGGTGAAGATTTAGTAAAAACCGCAAGATTACTTCTTTTTCCGATACAAATATTAGGTTCCTTACAAGATAGATTAGAAATAATATTAACTCGAATTAAAAATAAAGTTCCTGAAGATAAATTAATACAAGCAGATCCGAAGATAATTGGACCATCACTAGAAAACTTAAAATATATTAAAGAAGATGATATCCTGTTTGAATCTTTTATTAATCTTATAACAAAATCTATGGATAGAGATGAATATAAAAACGCACACCCAGCTTTTCCAAGATTACTTGAGCAAATTTCTTCCGATGAGGCTATTTTGCTCTTCGAACTAAAGAATAAAGAATTTAATGTGGTTGATACAATGGATTACGATAGAACACTAAACCAATTTTATAACAGAAAATTGATTAGTAGCGAAATACCGAAAGAAAAATTAGAATTTCCTGAACATATCGAAACTTACTATGCCCATCTCGAATCGTTAGGATTAGTAAGTTGGCCAGTTTTCAAACAAAATCCGATAGTCTCAAGTGGTATACAAACAGGAGTAACTCGATATAGCAAATGGTTAACCACACCTTTCGGAAAAATTTTTTCCCAAGCATGTATTCCGGATGAAGAATATATTATGGAATATTTAAGAAGAAAATCCGAGTAA
- a CDS encoding AAA family ATPase: MEITDEKIQKLHKLGEVFSPSTPIKVKDFFIGRIDQLKEVLSSINEKGQHIVLFGERGVGKTSLSNIVRDIFNEHAIVSKITCSKDSTFNQLWDKTFREIVQKFEKKQIGFHKDTQTSSYNLNDLKTKDLHDIDSVTSILSNYDKTKFLLIFDEYDVIENPVIKTTYASLIKSLSDNNENVTIMLVGIGESINDLIGQHPSLERCLKQIYLQKMSNKEILEIITSGTKAMNIRMEEKVQESIVKFSDGFPHFTHLLSKYACEEAINENKDIITENHFQNSVKRATSNAHETIRNTYEQAIRTTKLESNFKDVLYSCAMATVDEHGTFRAKDLEEFMSKLLNKEVKLRSFTYHLGKLSQDTKGNVLIKVGTSKNHRYKFKNPMLKAYLKLKFFEEGHFQAE, encoded by the coding sequence GTGGAAATCACAGACGAGAAAATTCAAAAATTACATAAATTAGGAGAAGTCTTTTCTCCTTCTACTCCCATTAAAGTGAAAGACTTCTTTATAGGACGAATTGATCAATTAAAAGAAGTTCTTAGTTCTATAAATGAAAAAGGTCAACACATAGTATTATTTGGAGAAAGAGGTGTTGGTAAAACCTCACTTTCAAACATAGTTAGAGATATTTTTAATGAACATGCAATCGTTAGTAAAATTACCTGCTCAAAAGATTCAACCTTTAACCAACTTTGGGATAAAACTTTTAGAGAGATAGTTCAAAAATTTGAAAAAAAACAAATTGGATTTCATAAAGATACCCAAACTTCGAGCTACAATCTAAATGACCTTAAGACAAAGGATCTGCATGATATAGATTCAGTAACTTCAATTCTATCTAATTATGACAAAACAAAATTTTTATTAATTTTTGATGAATATGATGTTATAGAAAACCCTGTAATTAAGACTACCTATGCTAGTTTAATTAAATCATTATCTGATAATAACGAAAATGTCACCATAATGTTAGTTGGAATTGGAGAAAGCATCAACGACCTGATTGGCCAGCATCCATCTCTGGAAAGATGCTTGAAGCAAATTTATTTACAGAAAATGTCAAATAAAGAAATTTTAGAAATTATTACTTCAGGCACAAAAGCTATGAATATAAGAATGGAGGAGAAAGTTCAGGAAAGTATTGTAAAATTTTCTGACGGATTTCCTCATTTTACACACCTGCTTTCAAAATATGCCTGTGAAGAAGCTATTAACGAAAATAAAGATATCATTACGGAAAATCATTTTCAAAACTCCGTAAAAAGAGCAACTTCGAATGCTCACGAAACTATCCGTAACACATATGAACAAGCAATAAGAACGACTAAACTAGAATCGAATTTTAAAGATGTTCTATATTCTTGTGCGATGGCTACCGTTGACGAACACGGAACTTTCAGAGCAAAAGATTTAGAAGAATTTATGTCAAAACTATTAAATAAAGAAGTAAAATTACGTTCATTTACGTACCATTTAGGTAAACTTTCACAAGATACAAAAGGGAATGTTTTAATCAAGGTAGGAACTTCGAAAAACCATCGATATAAATTTAAAAATCCAATGCTAAAAGCATATCTTAAATTGAAATTCTTTGAAGAAGGTCATTTTCAAGCCGAATAA
- a CDS encoding DNA cytosine methyltransferase produces MRHSIELKFIDLFCGIGGFHSAANIVSSKENISMQCVFSSDIDEYARKAYSANYGQLPHGDIKEVPVDDIPDHDILFAGFPCQPFSIIGKGKGFEDTRGTLFYEIARILDAKKPKAFILENVKQLVSHDKGATLKHIISTLNHLGYSVDFKILNALDFGLPQKRERVFIVGYYRPMLFFWPTKSETMVTLESILETNVDKKHFASESIVNKRKESHTSKFYPSIWHENKSGNISSYPYSCALRAGASYNYLLVNGERRLTSREMLRLQGFADDFKIVVPDAQVRKQAGNAVPVNLVTNVLESLIKVIRNDNLITNNLQTKETLHHDLRMHAR; encoded by the coding sequence ATGAGACATAGTATAGAATTAAAATTTATCGATCTTTTTTGCGGAATTGGTGGTTTTCATTCTGCCGCAAACATAGTCTCTTCGAAAGAAAATATATCGATGCAATGTGTATTTTCATCAGATATTGACGAATATGCAAGAAAGGCCTATTCAGCAAATTATGGGCAATTGCCACATGGAGATATAAAAGAAGTCCCAGTTGATGATATTCCGGATCATGACATTTTATTCGCAGGTTTTCCATGCCAACCCTTTAGTATTATTGGGAAAGGAAAGGGATTTGAAGATACGAGGGGAACGCTATTCTATGAAATAGCTCGTATCCTCGATGCAAAAAAACCGAAGGCATTTATTCTTGAGAATGTAAAACAATTAGTCTCCCACGATAAAGGTGCAACGCTCAAACATATAATTTCAACACTGAATCATTTAGGATATTCCGTCGATTTCAAAATATTAAATGCTTTAGATTTCGGTTTACCACAAAAAAGAGAAAGAGTTTTTATTGTCGGTTACTATAGACCTATGCTTTTCTTTTGGCCTACTAAATCTGAAACTATGGTGACTTTAGAAAGTATTCTAGAAACAAATGTTGATAAAAAACATTTTGCATCAGAGTCTATCGTAAATAAGAGAAAAGAATCTCATACTTCGAAATTTTATCCTTCAATATGGCATGAAAATAAATCTGGAAATATTTCTTCTTATCCATATTCATGCGCACTCAGAGCTGGAGCATCATACAATTACCTTTTAGTAAACGGAGAAAGAAGACTAACTAGTCGAGAAATGTTACGGTTACAAGGCTTCGCTGATGATTTCAAAATTGTTGTTCCAGATGCACAAGTGAGAAAACAAGCTGGAAATGCTGTTCCAGTTAACCTCGTTACTAACGTTCTTGAATCACTAATCAAAGTAATTAGAAACGATAACTTGATCACTAATAACTTACAAACTAAAGAAACTCTACATCATGATCTGAGGATGCATGCCCGATAA
- a CDS encoding SIR2 family protein — protein MNIRKKILFLGAGFSAPLDIPTMANFLERSHDLHELDPFKYKSFEVIFELIKKLHYIKSKININLNNIESILSLLEMGDYLSDKIIEGSEFEKFIKDVIIGSTKTIEFNQHYLHKNLKGEHNNIFQDRILDVYFQFILRIIGAKFKIYNRNNKILFDVSKDESNNNKYQIITLNYDNNIEEFIKLINSNSENKIKIDYENQIVSELNLTLSIAKLHGSIESRIIPPTWNKTANDQIKIIWQNAFNMLNQAHEIIFLGYSLPESDAYIKYLITYSMLNNQNLKKVTVYNNDSDINVKNRYDQLFESTLENKYSYNVASVTDFFKQETKDYVTLNHENSLSKTYGMLKT, from the coding sequence ATGAATATTAGAAAAAAAATATTATTTTTAGGCGCAGGATTCTCAGCACCACTTGATATCCCAACAATGGCAAATTTTCTCGAGAGATCTCATGATCTACATGAATTGGATCCATTCAAATACAAATCCTTTGAAGTAATTTTCGAATTAATCAAAAAACTTCATTATATTAAATCGAAAATTAACATAAATTTGAACAATATAGAAAGCATCCTTTCTTTACTTGAAATGGGCGATTACCTATCAGACAAAATAATAGAAGGTTCAGAATTTGAAAAATTTATAAAAGACGTCATAATCGGATCCACTAAAACTATCGAGTTTAACCAACATTACTTACACAAAAACCTAAAAGGAGAACACAATAATATATTCCAAGATCGTATACTTGATGTATATTTTCAATTTATCCTACGCATAATCGGTGCTAAATTTAAAATTTATAATCGCAACAATAAAATTTTATTCGATGTTTCGAAAGACGAATCCAATAATAATAAATATCAAATTATTACCTTAAATTACGACAACAATATCGAAGAATTTATAAAACTAATTAATTCGAATTCAGAAAATAAGATAAAAATAGATTACGAAAATCAAATTGTTAGTGAACTAAACCTTACGTTATCAATTGCTAAACTCCACGGATCTATAGAAAGCAGAATTATTCCTCCAACTTGGAACAAAACAGCAAACGATCAAATAAAAATAATTTGGCAAAATGCATTTAATATGCTTAACCAAGCCCATGAAATAATTTTCCTTGGATATTCACTTCCAGAATCAGATGCTTATATCAAATATTTGATTACATATTCAATGTTAAATAACCAAAATTTAAAAAAAGTGACCGTATACAACAATGACAGTGATATCAATGTTAAAAACAGATATGACCAATTATTTGAATCTACTCTAGAAAATAAATACAGCTATAACGTAGCTTCTGTTACCGATTTTTTTAAACAAGAAACCAAAGACTATGTAACTTTAAACCATGAAAATTCACTGTCAAAAACTTACGGCATGCTGAAAACCTAA
- a CDS encoding ribbon-helix-helix protein, CopG family, which translates to MISLRLPEELEKRLSEVAKIENKSKSEVIKESLVYYIDNFAKQPNAYELGEKYFGLYKSGISDKSINHQKYIKEALNKKHK; encoded by the coding sequence ATGATTAGCTTAAGATTACCAGAAGAACTAGAAAAAAGACTTTCAGAAGTTGCTAAAATTGAAAATAAAAGTAAATCCGAAGTAATTAAAGAATCCTTAGTATACTATATTGATAATTTTGCAAAGCAACCGAATGCCTATGAATTGGGTGAGAAATATTTCGGTTTATACAAGAGTGGTATTTCTGATAAATCAATCAACCATCAGAAATATATAAAAGAAGCTCTAAACAAAAAACATAAATGA
- a CDS encoding type II toxin-antitoxin system VapC family toxin: MIKAIIDTGPIVAFFDESDNYCLQVRSFLKNFKGRLFTSLAVVTEVSYLLSDNKRIQKAFIEWINNNAISILNQDNEQFSSILYFMDKYSDRPMDFADASLMTLSDAYEISNIFTLDSDFRFYKSKKGRSLKIINENMVKD, encoded by the coding sequence ATGATTAAGGCCATAATTGACACGGGTCCAATCGTTGCCTTTTTCGACGAATCAGATAATTATTGCCTACAAGTAAGATCTTTTCTTAAAAATTTCAAAGGAAGATTATTTACTTCTCTTGCTGTAGTTACTGAAGTTTCATATTTACTATCTGACAATAAAAGAATACAAAAAGCTTTTATTGAATGGATTAATAACAATGCTATCTCAATACTCAATCAGGATAACGAACAATTCAGCTCAATTCTATATTTTATGGACAAATATTCCGATCGACCAATGGACTTTGCTGACGCTTCGCTTATGACACTTTCTGATGCTTATGAAATTTCTAATATCTTCACTTTAGATAGTGATTTCCGGTTTTATAAATCGAAGAAAGGAAGATCTCTAAAAATCATTAACGAAAATATGGTTAAAGATTAA
- a CDS encoding DUF433 domain-containing protein, translated as MDYKSRLSSSPDVLLGKPVIKNTRIAVDLILERLGDGMSIEEILEASPGIEKNDILACISYSSHVISRESLLAS; from the coding sequence ATGGATTATAAATCTAGACTTTCCTCCTCACCTGATGTTTTACTCGGTAAACCGGTGATTAAAAATACAAGGATAGCAGTCGATCTAATTCTCGAAAGATTAGGCGATGGAATGTCTATCGAGGAAATCCTCGAAGCTTCACCAGGAATCGAAAAAAACGATATCCTCGCTTGTATCTCCTATTCAAGCCATGTAATAAGCAGAGAAAGCTTACTTGCAAGTTAA
- a CDS encoding DUF5615 family PIN-like protein, protein MQVKILADENVDYRLIKLLRNEGYRVLSVLEESKGITDLQVIELAKKIDAIILTLDKDFGEWVFAHKEFSSGIIFLRYNPKDFKEIFNSLNILLNRNSLELNGKFVVLSKNKIRIRDIHL, encoded by the coding sequence TTGCAAGTTAAAATACTCGCTGATGAAAACGTCGACTATCGACTTATAAAACTTCTTAGAAATGAAGGGTACAGAGTTCTTTCTGTTTTAGAAGAAAGTAAAGGTATTACAGATTTACAAGTCATTGAGCTGGCAAAGAAAATTGACGCAATCATTCTTACCTTAGATAAAGATTTTGGTGAATGGGTTTTTGCTCACAAAGAATTTTCAAGCGGAATCATCTTTCTACGATATAATCCTAAAGATTTTAAAGAAATTTTCAACTCTTTGAATATTCTCCTAAATAGAAATAGTCTCGAATTAAATGGGAAATTTGTCGTATTATCAAAAAACAAAATTCGCATAAGAGATATTCACTTATAA
- a CDS encoding GNAT family N-acetyltransferase → MNKLQVRIAKVSEQKTLEEIQWEASLNNPGDREVLLINPDAIELPIKQIEAGGVFVAEVEGSILGFAAVLPRDDGNSELDAIFVKPNVWRKGVGRALIKRCCTQAKFSGADFLHVVGNPHAEGFYKSCGFELLGTTQTRFGVGLNMKKSLLLI, encoded by the coding sequence ATGAATAAATTACAAGTAAGAATAGCAAAAGTCAGCGAGCAAAAAACTCTTGAGGAAATTCAATGGGAGGCCTCTTTGAATAATCCGGGTGATCGAGAAGTTCTATTGATAAATCCAGATGCAATTGAACTTCCAATTAAACAAATCGAGGCCGGCGGGGTTTTTGTCGCGGAGGTAGAAGGTTCAATATTGGGATTCGCTGCAGTTCTTCCTCGCGACGATGGAAATTCCGAACTTGATGCTATATTCGTTAAACCAAATGTGTGGCGAAAAGGTGTTGGTCGGGCACTCATTAAACGATGTTGTACCCAGGCAAAATTTTCGGGTGCGGATTTTTTACATGTAGTTGGGAATCCTCATGCTGAAGGTTTCTACAAATCATGCGGGTTTGAGCTCTTAGGCACCACACAAACTCGCTTTGGAGTAGGATTAAATATGAAAAAAAGCCTGCTACTAATTTAA
- a CDS encoding GDSL-type esterase/lipase family protein, producing MKQNIKKILFACLLVIYSNLTSLTAQSLQPILIRPFGDSITYGVGFSDWGNCYVAQINQQLCMPPALAGGGYRGWLTLLATQGLGLYFTTEGYQSGGSYNLQWITNTQTHDGYPGYRTDQLIQISTFASFSNFTLLHAGTNDILQNKSYETAANNLFIIINNILAANTNTTVVVAKIIQISSINQQFSNLNSQIQLYNSLIDSKYNALPPIIKARVRVVNMFNLLNDQNDYSPDGIHPNAFGYFKMACNWMAGINNSNPSGPCTGLNFEKLKIQMNSKGFGDNDYKSPKDKIEKLITGEL from the coding sequence ATGAAACAAAATATTAAGAAAATCCTATTTGCCTGTCTACTAGTCATCTATTCCAACTTAACTAGTTTAACTGCACAATCGTTACAGCCCATTCTTATTCGACCGTTCGGTGATTCTATCACTTATGGTGTTGGTTTTTCTGATTGGGGTAATTGTTACGTTGCACAAATTAACCAACAACTTTGTATGCCTCCTGCATTGGCTGGAGGTGGATATAGAGGATGGTTGACTTTACTTGCTACTCAAGGTTTAGGATTATATTTTACTACTGAAGGTTACCAAAGCGGTGGATCCTATAATTTGCAATGGATAACTAATACTCAAACTCATGATGGTTATCCAGGTTATCGAACTGACCAGCTAATTCAAATCTCAACCTTCGCTAGTTTTTCTAACTTTACATTATTACATGCTGGTACAAATGATATTCTACAGAATAAGTCTTACGAAACTGCTGCTAATAACCTATTTATTATTATTAATAACATTCTAGCAGCAAATACAAATACTACTGTCGTTGTTGCTAAAATAATTCAAATTTCTTCCATTAATCAACAGTTTTCAAATCTAAATTCCCAAATACAATTATACAATAGTCTTATTGATAGTAAATATAACGCTCTACCACCAATTATAAAAGCTAGAGTCAGGGTAGTAAATATGTTTAATCTCTTAAATGATCAAAATGATTACTCACCTGATGGTATTCATCCAAATGCTTTCGGTTATTTCAAAATGGCATGTAATTGGATGGCGGGAATAAATAATTCAAATCCTTCTGGACCATGTACTGGATTAAATTTCGAAAAATTAAAAATACAAATGAATTCTAAAGGTTTTGGTGACAATGATTATAAATCGCCAAAAGATAAAATAGAAAAACTAATAACAGGTGAACTGTAG
- a CDS encoding YajG family lipoprotein has protein sequence MNLSRFKQIIHLIISLINLGCILTSKTFEYKYENPIYSEKTNKNITISVNYSESYKSFSRNKITFQGIFKDGFGIERGYIFINPQAEEIVKNLFITELKNSGFTITNLPSNDNPEIEIQVNQMFIEPEVGFFVIDAIAVIDINIFVHFKNKSFNRRFKAIGEATILLQPDYFYQLALDRSMKNLALKTIPEVISLIQDEQKDF, from the coding sequence ATGAATTTAAGTAGATTTAAACAAATAATACATTTAATAATTTCTCTAATAAACTTAGGATGTATTCTTACGAGTAAAACCTTCGAATATAAATACGAAAACCCTATTTATTCTGAAAAAACTAACAAGAATATAACCATTTCAGTAAATTATTCTGAAAGTTACAAAAGTTTTTCCAGAAACAAAATTACTTTTCAAGGAATATTTAAAGATGGATTCGGAATCGAAAGGGGATATATCTTCATTAATCCTCAGGCAGAGGAAATCGTAAAAAATCTTTTTATTACCGAACTCAAAAATTCTGGATTTACTATTACTAATCTACCGTCCAATGATAATCCGGAAATTGAAATTCAAGTAAACCAAATGTTCATTGAACCCGAAGTAGGTTTCTTTGTGATCGATGCAATAGCTGTTATAGACATAAATATTTTTGTTCATTTTAAAAATAAGTCATTCAACAGAAGATTTAAGGCAATCGGCGAAGCTACTATATTATTGCAACCTGATTATTTCTACCAATTAGCTCTAGATAGGAGTATGAAAAATCTTGCTTTAAAAACCATACCAGAAGTAATCTCTCTCATTCAGGACGAACAAAAGGACTTTTAA